In Luxibacter massiliensis, a single genomic region encodes these proteins:
- a CDS encoding nitroreductase family protein: MSCNFLDLAKKRYSCKKFDGSRVDREQLVSILEAGRLAPTAKNFQEQRIYVVESAEGLAKIDQVTPCRYGASTVLVVAFDKENVFTYPGEQRDSGVEDASIVATHMILAAADAGVDSCWINFFDPAAAAKELGLPENEEILMMMDLGYAAEGVKPLVNHDSRKELSETVSYL, translated from the coding sequence ATGAGTTGTAATTTTTTGGATTTGGCAAAGAAGCGTTATTCCTGCAAAAAGTTTGATGGGAGCAGAGTGGACCGGGAGCAGCTTGTTTCTATTCTGGAGGCGGGACGTTTGGCCCCTACCGCAAAGAATTTTCAGGAACAGCGTATTTATGTGGTGGAATCCGCAGAAGGACTGGCGAAGATCGACCAGGTGACACCCTGCCGTTATGGGGCGTCTACGGTATTGGTTGTTGCGTTTGATAAGGAAAATGTATTTACCTATCCGGGAGAACAGAGAGATTCCGGTGTGGAGGATGCCAGTATTGTTGCGACACACATGATTTTGGCGGCAGCAGACGCAGGCGTGGACAGCTGCTGGATTAACTTTTTTGATCCTGCGGCAGCGGCAAAGGAACTTGGCCTGCCAGAAAACGAAGAAATATTGATGATGATGGATCTTGGCTATGCGGCAGAAGGAGTAAAGCCTTTGGTAAACCATGATTCACGCAAGGAGCTTTCTGAAACCGTTTCTTATCTATAA
- a CDS encoding flavodoxin translates to MAKNSLVVCYSWGGNTKAVAEYIADKIGADLLELKVKNLYPADYDACVSQVGRDGKSYEPELSIQIPDLAAYDVVFAGSPCWWGTIANPMRTFLRQNDFAGKTVIPFMTHGTSGLHVQDVKKLCPDSYVLRGCGIFNQYQVSTKINTPANMGNYKTEIDRWLKELRPVLSAKGAEKSYGSV, encoded by the coding sequence ATGGCAAAAAATAGTTTAGTAGTCTGTTACTCATGGGGCGGGAATACAAAGGCGGTTGCAGAGTACATTGCAGACAAGATTGGAGCAGATCTTCTGGAATTAAAAGTGAAGAATCTGTATCCGGCTGATTATGATGCCTGTGTCAGTCAAGTTGGGCGAGACGGCAAAAGCTATGAGCCGGAGTTGTCTATACAGATTCCAGACCTTGCGGCATACGATGTGGTTTTCGCAGGCAGTCCCTGCTGGTGGGGAACAATTGCTAATCCTATGCGGACGTTTCTGCGTCAGAACGATTTTGCAGGAAAGACGGTAATTCCGTTTATGACTCACGGAACTAGTGGACTTCATGTGCAGGATGTGAAAAAGCTTTGTCCGGATTCTTACGTGCTGCGGGGCTGCGGTATATTCAATCAATATCAGGTATCTACTAAAATCAACACCCCCGCAAACATGGGAAATTACAAAACAGAGATTGACAGATGGCTGAAAGAACTTCGGCCCGTTTTGTCAGCAAAGGGAGCTGAAAAGTCTTATGGATCAGTATGA
- a CDS encoding aldo/keto reductase codes for MDQYDVKLEAYYPLGHGNLELLGNPVIAGLAEKYQKNPGQIILRFEIQEGWIVLPKSTNPERIAGNINIFDFALSEDEMERLRGLDTGKGSHDPEEPGKAEWLLENFKVHD; via the coding sequence ATGGATCAGTATGATGTAAAGCTGGAAGCATACTATCCTCTCGGCCATGGGAATCTGGAGCTTTTAGGGAATCCTGTTATTGCTGGACTGGCAGAAAAATATCAGAAAAATCCGGGACAGATTATCCTGCGGTTTGAGATTCAGGAAGGTTGGATTGTCCTTCCAAAATCTACAAATCCGGAGCGAATTGCCGGGAACATTAATATTTTTGACTTTGCACTGTCAGAAGATGAGATGGAGCGGCTGCGCGGTCTGGATACAGGGAAAGGCTCTCACGATCCGGAGGAACCGGGAAAAGCAGAATGGCTGCTTGAAAACTTTAAGGTACACGACTAA
- the dmpI gene encoding 4-oxalocrotonate tautomerase DmpI produces MPHIQVEIGMATREQKEKLIQALTKSASEVLGVNESSFYVLIKENSLDNWGVGGKC; encoded by the coding sequence ATGCCGCATATTCAAGTAGAGATCGGAATGGCAACAAGGGAACAAAAGGAGAAGCTGATCCAGGCACTTACAAAATCGGCAAGTGAGGTTCTTGGCGTAAATGAATCTTCTTTTTATGTCCTGATCAAAGAAAACAGCCTAGATAATTGGGGTGTGGGGGGAAAATGCTGA